The Echeneis naucrates chromosome 8, fEcheNa1.1, whole genome shotgun sequence genome has a window encoding:
- the LOC115047500 gene encoding serine/threonine-protein kinase 19, translating to MNRKRALISDTFKVKKRRNGTEKFGAVNAVNGPTDLRSTLQYLMTLFPRKLFNDALPQIVFKHQLYSIHNDKTLVDKEVNKLREQAELLMFQLGFDAEAFGLVFASDYKAKVLAGEEGQVTKATVEKFLDKVLASSCTDLSFSKEKMLKEFLFTDTEITQLVKSGVLTVRDAGSWWLSIPNSGKFTKYFIQGRKAVLSMVKKSKYSEVLKAELEERRTTTQVKFHMKYHIHDLVGAELVESIPTTAGTLLRYLD from the exons ATGAACCGGAAACGGGCTCTGATTTCAGACACTTTCAAagtgaagaaaaggagaaacgGCACAGAGAAGTTTGGGGCTGTCAATGCTGTGAATG GGCCAACAGATCTCAGATCCACCCTGCAGTATCTCATGACCCTGTTCCCCAGAAAACTCTTCAACGATGCCTTGCCTCAGATTGTGTTTAAACACCAACTGTACAGCATACACAATGACAAAACGCTTGTGGACAAGGAAGTG AATAAACTTCGGGAACAAGCAGAACTGCTGATGTTCCAGCTCGGATTTGATGCAGAAGCTTTCGGGCTGGTTTTCGCCTCAGACTACAAGGCCAAAGTGTTAGCAGGAGAAGAGGGCCAGGTGACAAAAGCCACAGTGGAGAAGTTCCTGGACAAAGTGTTGGCCTCCTCCTGCACAGATTTGAGCTTCAGCAAAGAGAAAATGCTGAAGGAGTTCCTTTTTACAGACACTGAAATAAC GCAACTGGTCAAGTCAGGAGTCCTGACAGTGAGGGATGCAGGCAGCTGGTGGCTTTCCATTCCCAACTCTGGCAAATTCACAAAGTATTTCATACAGG GTCGTAAAGCTGTACTCAGCATGGTGAAGAAGTCCAAATATAGTGAAGTCTTAAAAGCGGAACTTGAAGAGCGGCGAACGACCACACAAGTGAAATTCCACATGAAATACCACATCCACGACCTTGTTGGTGCAGAGCTCGTAGAAAG cATACCTACAACTGCTGGGACTTTGTTGAGATATCTTGACTGA
- the dxo gene encoding decapping and exoribonuclease protein isoform X1, translating into MLTKGMMDRHRPHSLKSSDRNRRPRDDSGRNQGEIKRFKANDHRQYQSGSTTWQSPANSQSLSTRRELYERDFPLYKQPVEVGCFSLDAQRRFFNDNRQMRYYVEPDRNPNFDLKDGYKDRFVKRDDSVKEKLDHILRWVVANRSKLDSTTASSRALDVDFVTWRGHLTKLLTTPYETRDGWLLAVTRFRGTLYISEVETEAACRERENRTERHEKMMYWGYKFEQYTCADDIQSSPDPSGAVNTNEAFCTVVQTRLADHKLLFSGEVDCRDKDPNAPAPPGCYVELKTSAEICTPKQRSNLHRFKLLKWWAQSFLPGVPRVIAGFRDHDGVVVSVETFHISKISHLIKNEYNCWKPTVCMNFCCDFLSFVKRVATEDNPSVVYLFSWEPCREVTFSIHRDSPYSFLPHWYIQEMTSSQELNHQS; encoded by the exons ATGCTGACCAAAG GTATGATGGACCGCCACAGACCCCACAGTCTCAAATCCAGTGACCGTAATCGCCGGCCAAGAGATGACAGTGGGAGAAATCAGGGTGAGATTAAACGCTTCAAAGCAAATGACCACCGTCAGTATCAGTCTGGGTCAACTACCTGGCAAAGTCCAGCCAACTCTCAGAGTTTGAGCACCAGGAGGGAACTTTACGAAAGAGACTTTCCTCTGTACAAGCAGCCTGTCGAAGTAGGATGTTTTTCCCTTGATGCTCAGCGTAGGTTCTTCAATGACAACAGGCAGATGAGATACTACGTGGAGCCTGACAGAAATCCTAATTTTGACCTGAAGGATGGATATAAGGACCGCTTTGTAAAGAGAGATGACAGCGTGAAAGAGAAGCTGGACCACATCCTGCGCTGGGTTGTGGCCAACAGATCAAAGCTTGACTCAACCACGGCCTCGTCACG TGCTTTAGATGTTGACTTTGTGACTTGGCGGGGTCACCTGACCAAATTGCTGACCACTCCCTACGAGACACGGGATGGCTGGTTGCTGGCAGTCACCAGATTTAGAGGCACGCTTTACATCAGTGAAGTGGAAACAGAAGCTGCTTGCAGGGAACGAGAAAATCGCACTGAGAGACACGAAAAGATGATGTACTGGGGGTACAAATTTGAGCAATACACATGCGCAG ATGACATCCAGAGTTCACCTGACCCAAGTGGAGCAGTCAACACTAACGAGGCCTTCTGCACTGTGGTGCAGACCCGACTTGCAGATCACAAACTACTGTTCTCTGGAGAGGTGGACTGTCGGGACAAAGATCCCAATGCTCCAGCCCCTCCAGGCTGCTATGTGGAGTTGAAGACTTCTGCAGAGATCTGCACTCCAAAACAGCGCAGTAACCTCCACAG GTTCAAACTGTTGAAGTGGTGGGCCCAGTCTTTCCTCCCCGGAGTGCCCCGTGTTATAGCAGGTTTCCGGGATCATGACGGAGTCGTCGTTTCTGTGGAGACGTTTCACATCTCGAAGATTTCCCATCTCATCAAG AATGAATACAACTGCTGGAAGCCAACAGTCTGCATGAACTTTTGCTGTGATTTCTTATCCTTTGTGAAGAGAGTGGCCACTGAAGACAATCCCAG TGTGGTGTACCTTTTCTCTTGGGAGCCCTGTAGAGAAGTGACCTTCTCCATCCACAGAGACTCCCCCTACTCATTCCTGCCACACTGGTATATCCAGGAGATGACCAGTAGTCAAGAGTTAAACCATCAGTCCTGA
- the dxo gene encoding decapping and exoribonuclease protein isoform X2, giving the protein MTVGEIRRRFFNDNRQMRYYVEPDRNPNFDLKDGYKDRFVKRDDSVKEKLDHILRWVVANRSKLDSTTASSRALDVDFVTWRGHLTKLLTTPYETRDGWLLAVTRFRGTLYISEVETEAACRERENRTERHEKMMYWGYKFEQYTCADDIQSSPDPSGAVNTNEAFCTVVQTRLADHKLLFSGEVDCRDKDPNAPAPPGCYVELKTSAEICTPKQRSNLHRFKLLKWWAQSFLPGVPRVIAGFRDHDGVVVSVETFHISKISHLIKNEYNCWKPTVCMNFCCDFLSFVKRVATEDNPSVVYLFSWEPCREVTFSIHRDSPYSFLPHWYIQEMTSSQELNHQS; this is encoded by the exons ATGACAGTGGGAGAAATCAGG CGTAGGTTCTTCAATGACAACAGGCAGATGAGATACTACGTGGAGCCTGACAGAAATCCTAATTTTGACCTGAAGGATGGATATAAGGACCGCTTTGTAAAGAGAGATGACAGCGTGAAAGAGAAGCTGGACCACATCCTGCGCTGGGTTGTGGCCAACAGATCAAAGCTTGACTCAACCACGGCCTCGTCACG TGCTTTAGATGTTGACTTTGTGACTTGGCGGGGTCACCTGACCAAATTGCTGACCACTCCCTACGAGACACGGGATGGCTGGTTGCTGGCAGTCACCAGATTTAGAGGCACGCTTTACATCAGTGAAGTGGAAACAGAAGCTGCTTGCAGGGAACGAGAAAATCGCACTGAGAGACACGAAAAGATGATGTACTGGGGGTACAAATTTGAGCAATACACATGCGCAG ATGACATCCAGAGTTCACCTGACCCAAGTGGAGCAGTCAACACTAACGAGGCCTTCTGCACTGTGGTGCAGACCCGACTTGCAGATCACAAACTACTGTTCTCTGGAGAGGTGGACTGTCGGGACAAAGATCCCAATGCTCCAGCCCCTCCAGGCTGCTATGTGGAGTTGAAGACTTCTGCAGAGATCTGCACTCCAAAACAGCGCAGTAACCTCCACAG GTTCAAACTGTTGAAGTGGTGGGCCCAGTCTTTCCTCCCCGGAGTGCCCCGTGTTATAGCAGGTTTCCGGGATCATGACGGAGTCGTCGTTTCTGTGGAGACGTTTCACATCTCGAAGATTTCCCATCTCATCAAG AATGAATACAACTGCTGGAAGCCAACAGTCTGCATGAACTTTTGCTGTGATTTCTTATCCTTTGTGAAGAGAGTGGCCACTGAAGACAATCCCAG TGTGGTGTACCTTTTCTCTTGGGAGCCCTGTAGAGAAGTGACCTTCTCCATCCACAGAGACTCCCCCTACTCATTCCTGCCACACTGGTATATCCAGGAGATGACCAGTAGTCAAGAGTTAAACCATCAGTCCTGA
- the slc25a17l gene encoding peroxisomal membrane protein PMP34 isoform X1 — protein sequence MSDNGGFAVGLLSYETLVHAVAGAMGSVTAMTVFFPLDTAKSRLQVDEKRKSNSTPIILAEIVREEGFQALYRGWFPVISSLCCSNFVYFYTFKTLKQLAASGPGKARPGKDLLIGVVAGVVNVVLTTPMWVVNTRLKLQGAKFRNGDLQQTRYRGIFDAFSQIIANEGVGTLWNGTLPSLILVLNPAIQFMFYEAMKRKAGKGGVKISSAKIFLIGAIAKAIATTATYPLQTVQAILRFGQYKGDGKGGVIGSLSNILLLLMDRIKRHGPLGLYKGLEAKLLQTVLTAALMFVVYEKITAATFKVMGLNKKLKQ from the exons ATGTCGGACAACGGCGGCTTTGCTGTCGGCCTTCTGTCCTACGAGACACTTGTTCACGCCGTGGCAGGTGCAATG gGGAGTGTGACAGCCATGACCGTCTTCTTCCCTCTGGACACGGCCAAAAGCAGGCTGCAGG tggatGAGAAGCGAAAGTCCAACTCAACCCCGATAATCTTGGCTGAGATTGTAAGGGAAGAAGGCTT TCAGGCTCTGTACAGAGGCTGGTTTCCAGTTATCTCCAGCCTCTGCTGTTCCAACTTTGTCTACTTCTACACCTTCAAAACACTGAAGCAGCTGGCAGCATCTGGTCCAGGCAAAGCCAGACCTGGCAAAGACCTACTCATAGGGGTCGTAGCAG GGGTGGTGAATGTGGTCCTGACCACACCCATGTGGGTGGTAAACACTCGACTGAAGCTGCAAGGGGCAAAGTTCAGAAACGGAGACCTCCAGCAGACCCGGTACAGGGGCATATTTG ATGCTTTCTCACAGATCATAGCCAATGAGGGAGTGGGAACTCTGTGGAACGGCACTCTGCCCTCTCTCATCCTCGTCCTCAACCCGGCCATccagttcatgttttatgaGGCCATGAAGAGGAAGGCAGGCAAAGGAGGAGTGAAG ATCTCCTCAGCAAAAATCTTTCTCATTGGCGCTATTGCAAAGGCCATTGCGACCACTGCTACATATCCTCTTCAGACAGTCCAGGCCATCCTAAGG tttggtCAGTATAAAGGTGATGGTAAGGGTGGTGTGATCGGAAGCCTCTCAAACATTCTCTTACTGCTCATGGACAGAATCAA GAGACACGGTCCTCTTGGTTTGTACAAAGGCCTGGAGGCCAAGCTGCTGCAGACGGTACTGACAGCAGCTCTCATGTTTGTTGTGTATGAAAAGATCACAGCTGCTACCTTCAAAGTCATGGGTctaaacaaaaaactgaagcagtaa
- the slc25a17l gene encoding peroxisomal membrane protein PMP34 isoform X2 produces MSDNGGFAVGLLSYETLVHAVAGAMGSVTAMTVFFPLDTAKSRLQGVVNVVLTTPMWVVNTRLKLQGAKFRNGDLQQTRYRGIFDAFSQIIANEGVGTLWNGTLPSLILVLNPAIQFMFYEAMKRKAGKGGVKISSAKIFLIGAIAKAIATTATYPLQTVQAILRFGQYKGDGKGGVIGSLSNILLLLMDRIKRHGPLGLYKGLEAKLLQTVLTAALMFVVYEKITAATFKVMGLNKKLKQ; encoded by the exons ATGTCGGACAACGGCGGCTTTGCTGTCGGCCTTCTGTCCTACGAGACACTTGTTCACGCCGTGGCAGGTGCAATG gGGAGTGTGACAGCCATGACCGTCTTCTTCCCTCTGGACACGGCCAAAAGCAGGCTGCAGG GGGTGGTGAATGTGGTCCTGACCACACCCATGTGGGTGGTAAACACTCGACTGAAGCTGCAAGGGGCAAAGTTCAGAAACGGAGACCTCCAGCAGACCCGGTACAGGGGCATATTTG ATGCTTTCTCACAGATCATAGCCAATGAGGGAGTGGGAACTCTGTGGAACGGCACTCTGCCCTCTCTCATCCTCGTCCTCAACCCGGCCATccagttcatgttttatgaGGCCATGAAGAGGAAGGCAGGCAAAGGAGGAGTGAAG ATCTCCTCAGCAAAAATCTTTCTCATTGGCGCTATTGCAAAGGCCATTGCGACCACTGCTACATATCCTCTTCAGACAGTCCAGGCCATCCTAAGG tttggtCAGTATAAAGGTGATGGTAAGGGTGGTGTGATCGGAAGCCTCTCAAACATTCTCTTACTGCTCATGGACAGAATCAA GAGACACGGTCCTCTTGGTTTGTACAAAGGCCTGGAGGCCAAGCTGCTGCAGACGGTACTGACAGCAGCTCTCATGTTTGTTGTGTATGAAAAGATCACAGCTGCTACCTTCAAAGTCATGGGTctaaacaaaaaactgaagcagtaa
- the anks4b gene encoding ankyrin repeat and SAM domain-containing protein 4B: MTRYHKAAIDGYLDLLKEATRKDLNTADEDGMTPTLFAAFHGHVDALQLICSREGDPNRSDIWGNTPLHHAAANGHMHILSFLVNFGANLFALDNEFHTAMDVAASRDHMDCVRFLDAAASQLTNQNPKKVANLKKEAVKEAEKRVKLCEKVKRKHQTKMDKMQHGASNTGSVSEASMASSFSNDGTISNVNEQFSKLIAVEKSGSLTARFKGSLQKKLGKKDKGTLQKSGGDGNVIFLKQENESSQKPEFLGVFSEQDEDMMNEDRMGGFEDDDDSEKPGQVKQSIFNRPGLGGLIFMKKMGLDSEEIPIGSNENLGYLVQNELFEADDFEGSDNADLSWDQEDLGLDDDADEETSPLEAFLSAISLPEFSLAFSREDLDLEALMLCSDEDLKGIHIQLGPRKKILEAVARRKNALESPGIMGDSCL, encoded by the exons ATGACTCGATACCACAAAGCAGCAATTGATGGCTATTTGGACCTTTTGAAAGAAGCCACAAGGAAGGACCTGAACACTGCAGATGAAGATGGCATGACCCCCACCTTATTTGCTGCTTTCCATGGACACGTTGATGCTCTTCAGCTCATATGCAGCAGAGA AGGAGACCCCAACAGGAGTGACATCTGGGGAAACACACCGTTGCATCATGCAGCGGCTAACGGCCACATGCACATCCTCAGCTTTCTGGTCAACTTTGGGGCCAACCTTTTTGCACTGGACAATGAATTCCACACGGCGATGGATGTTGCTGCTTCTCGTGACCACATGGACTGTGTGCGCTTCCTCgatgctgctgcctcacaactGACCAACCAGAATCCCAAGAAGGTTGCCAATCTAAAGAAAGAAGCTGTCAAAGAAGCAGAGAAACGTGTGAAACTCTGTGAGAAGGTGAAGAGGAAACACCAGACCAAGATGGATAAAATGCAGCATGGAGCAAGCAATACTGGGTCTGTTTCAGAGGCCAGCATGGCATCATCATTCTCAAATGATGGTACCATCAGCAACGTGAATGAGCAATTCTCCAAGCTCATAGCTGTTGAAAAGTCGGGCTCTCTTACAGCCAGATTTAAAGGCAGTCTCCAGAAGAAACTAGGGAAGAAAGATAAAGGCACACTACAGAAATCAGGAGGAGATGGGAATGTTATTTTCCTCAAACAGGAGAATGAATCATCTCAGAAGCCAGAGTTTCTGGGTGTCTTCAGTGAGCAGGATGAGGACATGATGAATGAAGACAGAATGGGAGGctttgaagatgatgatgacagtgaaaAACCAGGCCAAGTGAAACAGTCCATCTTCAACCGGCCTGGACTTGGAGGTCTGATTTTCATGAAAAAGATGGGGCTTGATTCCGAAGAGATCCCCATTGGAAGCAACGAAAACCTCGGCTACCTAGTTCAGAATGAACTGTTTGAGGCAGATGACTTTGAGGGGTCAGATAACGCTGATTTGTCCTGGGATCAGGAAGATCTGGGCCTGGACGATGATGCTGATGAGGAAACCTCTCCTTTGGAAGCATTCTTGTCTGCTATCTCTTTGCCAGAGTTTTCTCTTGCATTCAGCAGagaggacctggacctggaggcACTCATGCTTTGTTCTGATGAAGACCTGAAAGGAATTCACATCCAGCTCGGACCAAGGAAGAAGATCTTGGAAGCTGTTGCTCGGAGGAAGAATGCGCTCGAGAGTCCCGGCATCATGGGAGACAGCTGCTTGTGA
- the LOC115047525 gene encoding kelch-like protein 20 translates to MAEVVASLPSPPAMNVTFPIQEDYLFVESRHPSTVLQGLNSLRLNNAFCDVTLCCGGQEFPCHRIVLASFSSYFQAMFSTDLIESKQERVAINGVEPQMIGMLVSYAYTSEVYISKANVQALLAGANLLDVMAVREACCRFMERQMDEMNCVGIHCFAEAHSCKVLEKRSMDYILEHFSSVYQQEEFLSLCVDKLTEIIASDQLNVPKEEMVFEASMLWLNKCPTRKQSFEKVLEHIRLPLISPYYLHDVIESLDVVKENQGCQRLISEAKDYLLLKDRRGELYCPRARPRRSTGTAEVIVTVGGEDDKVVLRSVESFDPVTYQWKNLACLPFAVSKHGLVVSDSTLYLAGGEFPDGSASREMWRYDPCFDSWMEMAPMNVARAELGLVMLDGFVYAVGGWEGRSRLDSVECYNPHTNSWQFTESVKMAVTSPAVVALDGLLYVTGGAVLEDGDGTDLAQVYNPKTTVWTEVAPMQIARSGSAACTLKGKIYVIGGWHASTENTDKVECYNPKTNQWTMCAPMKERRYRPGAAVVDGKIYVLGGEEGWDRYHDTIERYCDETDTWEIVGEMPTSRSWLSCVSLQLRKDIYISSSPGMPNDN, encoded by the exons ATGGCTGAAGTTGTTGCCAGCTTGCCGTCCCCCCCCGCCATGAACGTCACCTTCCCAATCCAAGAGGACTACCTGTTCGTGGAGAGCAGGCACCCCAGCACCGTCCTGCAGGGCCTGAACAGCCTGCGGCTCAACAACGCCttctgtgatgtgactctgtgcTGCGGGGGGCAGGAGTTCCCCTGTCACCGCATTGTACTGGCCTCTTTCAGCTCTTACTTCCAG GCGATGTTCTCCACCGACCTGATAGAGTCCAAACAGGAGCGGGTTGCCATCAATGGAGTGGAGCCACAGATGATCGGCATGCTGGTGAGCTATGCCTACACATCAGAGGTCTACATCTCTAAAGCTAATGTGCAG GCCCTGCTGGCTGGAGCCAACCTGCTGGACGTGATGGCCGTGAGGGAGGCCTGCTGCCGTTTCATGGAGCGTCAGATGGACGAGATGAACTGTGTGGGGATCCACTGCTTTGCAGAGGCCCATTCCTGTAAGGTGCTGGAGAAGCGTAGCATGGACTACATCCTGGAGCACTTCAGCAGTGTGTATCAGCAG GAGGagttcctgtctctgtgtgtggacaAGCTGACAGAGATCATTGCCAGTGACCAGCTGAATGTGCCCAAAGAGGAGATGGTGTTTGAAGCCTCCATGTTGTGGTTAAATAAATGCCCAACTCGCAAACAGAGCTTTGAAAAG GTTCTTGAGCATATCCGCCTGCCCCTGATCAGCCCTTACTACCTCCATGATGTTATTGAGTCTCTGGATGTGGTGAAGGAGAACCAGGGCTGCCAGAGGCTCATTTCAGAGGCCAAGGACTACTTGCTTCTAAAGGATCGCCGTGGAGAGCTGTACTGCCCAAGAGCGAGGCCTCGCAGGTCCACAG ggaCAGCTGAAGTGATAGTGACAGTTGGCGGGGAGGACGACAAAGTGGTACTTCGCAGCGTCGAGAGCTTCGATCCTGTGACATATCAGTGGAAGAATCTGGCCTGCCTGCCCTTCGCTGTGAGCAAACACGGGCTGGTTGTGTCAG ACTCGACTCTGTATTTAGCTGGAGGCGAGTTTCCTGACGGCTCAGCCAGCAGAGAGATGTGGCGCTATGACCCCTGCTTCGACTCCTGGATGGAGATGGCCCCCATGAATGTTGCTCGAGCTGAGTTAG GCCTTGTGATGCTGGACGGGTTTGTGTATGCAGTAGGAGGGTGGGAGGGACGGTCTCGTCTGGACTCAGTGGAGTGCTACAACCCCCACACTAACTCCTGGCAGTTCACAGAGTCTGTCAAGATGGCTGTCACAAGTCCTGCTGTGGTGGCCCTTGATGGACTGCTCTATGTTACTG GTGGTGCAGTTCTAGAGGATGGGGATGGCACAGACCTCGCCCAAGTGTACAACCCTAAAACAACAGTATGGACAGAAGTGGCCCCAATGCAGATCGCTCGCTCTGGTTCAGCAGCCTGCACTCTCAAAGGAAAGATCTATGTCATAG GTGGATGGCATGCTTCCACAGAGAACACAGATAAAGTGGAGTGTTACAATCCCAAGACCAACCAGTGGACCATGTGTGCCCCCATGAAAGAACGACGCTATCGGcctggtgctgctgttgtggaTGGAAAGATTTATGTCTtgggaggagaggaaggctGGGACAG GTATCATGACACTATTGAGAGGTACTGTGACGAGACAGATACCTGGGAGATTGTCGGGGAGATGCCCACCAGTCGCAGCTGGCTCAGCTGCGTGTCCCTCCAGCTGAGGAAGGACATCTATATCAGCAGCAGTCCTGGGATGCCGAATGACAACTGA